The Rhinatrema bivittatum chromosome 10, aRhiBiv1.1, whole genome shotgun sequence DNA segment CAAGGGGGTTTTGAGGGTCACTGGGTACATGCCCATGGGGCCCATGCCCCTAATGTCGTCCTCACGTGGTCCATGACTCCTTGCACCTCTAAGGAGGCAACTTAGATGGGCTTCTCCTCTCCTTAAAGCCACCGAGGCGTCCAAATGCTGGATCTTTGGAGGGAAACGCCCTCCCCTGTTCCCACGGAAGAGGCCatggtggtggttgggggggaggggctggaccCTATTGGACACGTTTGTTGCTGGAGGTAGTTCTGTCCCTCCAGAGGGGCACATATTCGGCACACGTGCGTTTCTGGGCGAATCCGGTCTGCTTTCGCCGTTTGGGGACAGGTTCGGTGGCAGCCGGTAGTAGGCCCTATTGGAAGTACAAACCGTGGACAGTGGCGACTGCGAAGAGCGACGCGTTGCTGTACGTAACCGAGGCAAAGTTGTCGTTCTCGTGATCCCAAAGGCAGCGGCTAGCTACCGTCAAGCCTTGGTTGCCCATCTGTCCCACAACCACATGGCAGACCAGCTTGTAGCGGGGTGGCATCAGCTCCTTCACCTTGCTGCGAATAAGGTCGGTGAGGCTCTGGGCCAGCTGCCCCGTGGTGACCGGGCTGTAGGCGGCGTCCCACAGGCGGCTCGTCAGCACGGACTCCAGGGCGCGCCGCACGCCGCTGGCGTTGAACCTGCAGGCCTCCTCCGGGGCCAGCCGGTAGGTGTTCTCGTACTGGGTTTCCTTGATGGGCTGGTAGAGCGGCAGGCCGGAGAAGCTGACCCTGCCGCAGTGCAGCCAGGGGCCCATGGACAGGCGCTTGCCGGCTGCTATGGACACGGAGTTTCTGCGGGGGAAAGGCGCGTTCAGGGTGCCCGTGACAGAACTCTGCCGGGACGGGCCCAGAGCCTTGCTATCCATGCTCCTCAGGCGCATGAGGGGCCGTGGCGGCGTCTCCAGGGACTGAGAGCTGCGACGGACAGAGAAGGACTCCGCCCTGGGGCGAGCCCGGGCGCCCTCCGCCGCCACAGCCTGGTTGAATTGGATGAGGGCCTCCTGGGACAAGGGGAGAGGCTTGTCTGCCATGCTGAGCGAGGCCGGTCCACTTCCTGTAGAAGCAAAGTGCAAAGAGGGCATCTCAGTTCCAGGCATTGAAACAATGTGCATTTATAAAACTTCTTCCGTGCAAACATGGTTACAAAGCACTTCCTGAGCTCGGGCAATGCAGCCATCGCTAGGGTGCAAACGCTAATATCTACTGTCAGCACCTGAGCTGCATGAGATAGTCCTGAACAGAGAAGGAAAAAGATAGCTATTCCGTTTTTACCTGACGTGTATTTGTGCAAACTGAGGctcagggggataaagtgacagAGAGAATCAGTGATCCGGAAAGGTACCGGGACAAGTTCTAGCTACAGCAGCATGAGGGTGACAGAGCTGCCCTTCCTAGCCGGTGGGGCTGCTATTCTCGCCAGATTGTGAGCGCACGAATCAGGTCAGGTCTCGGCGAGCACTGGGGGGATTATGGGGTAAGATTCCAGCGCGCTCATCCTGCCACGGATTAGCAGGACCCCCCTTTCTCATGAGGCGTGCACCTGCCCCGGGGGAGAGGGGGCCAGACGCCGTAGCTCCAGGCCAGGAGAAAGCCTCTTGCATGGGGACCCCATCCCTGTTATGCAGTGGAAGATGCACTGCTCTCCTCTCTGCAGCTCGGGCCCCAGCACCCTGCCCTCCTGTGACTTCATctggcttgcagatctgggatgaGCGCCAGCAGAGGTGCACGGGTTTATGCAATACTGGCTCCTGTGCAACGAGGGATTTAAAATCTGCTGCCCCCAGGCactgtctctccctcttctgaCAAGAGACAGCAGGGCAGAAGGGCTCAGGCACAGCTGCTCACTCTGCCCCAGGctcacagggggagggggggggggcacgactGGGGAGCAGAGCGACTTTCCTTGCCTCCCTACTGGGCTCTGCGGCCTCACCTCACCACCCTCCTCCGGTTCCctgcacaggagaggagggggacagggccggtgctagcttttttgctgcccacccccctcccccatgattCCTTCGTCTCCCTCCAGTAATCTGAGGCTCCTCCCTAGCCGGATCCACCCCCCCTCTCCTCTGGAGCTCATGGTCAGTGCAAGGGTGTAGGATCCCTTCCTCCCTGATCTCTGCACTGGGAGGGGAGGGCTTGagcgggaagcaggaagcaggaccttctctgctgagtgagattcagcagaaCTGGGAGGCAACTGATtttctgctgccccccccccccccctaggcacaggcctagtgctCCTATTGGCTAATCAAGGCCTGCACCTGTGTTACCTCCCCTGGTCCATCTGCCCCCAGGAAACAGCTTCAGTGAAATTGGCTGTAAAaagctgtaagaacataagaaattgccatactgggtcagaccaagggtccatcaagcccagcatcctgtttccaacagaggccaaaaccaggccacaggaacctggcaagtacccaaacactaagaagctccctccccctccccctccccctgtaagTGTCAGATCCTGTTTGTATCCTTTCCTAAGGGCAAACCAAGGCTTCATTATACAGAGCCATGAACCAGCAGCCACTGTCACAGCTCAGCCAAACGCCACCCCTGGGTGTTAATGACTTAACCAGTGAGAGACTGCCAGATGTCCAAATGTTATTTAATTTCAAAAGGGCAGAACCAGCGCCAGGTGCCTTGCATCTAACCTGCTCATTCTGGGCAGACTTTGGCCCGGGTTAGATCTGATAAATCCTAatccactttctttttttttttttttatttactcttaAATTTTGAATAAGACAGAAAGGTGCCTGACATCCGGTATCAAACTAAACATCTATAACCTTTAGGAATACGCTGCCCACAACAGTTACATCCCCCGCTAAGAAACAAATAATACGACCAGCGTTCTTGCCGAATGGCATTGTAGATGGCACCAGTGCTTGGTTTCCCAGTAAGGATTATTTTCATAAAGCTGTGCACGCCAACTGGTAAGCGGCACCGTGACTCTGGCTGCTAACAGCATCCGTGAAACCACTTGCTTTAGTGCGGCCCCCAATAACCCAACAGTGCCACCTCCAGACAGAGGGCAACTTGGTAGCCCACCCCTCTGTATATTTCAGTAAAGAGCACAGCCCAAACGTTCTGCGCACGTGGTCATGCCACAGCCCCATCCACTGCCCGTGCACTGCAGAACCACTCCTGTGGCTGTCAGAGTGCTGAAGGGAGCAGCCAACGATGCCTGAGAGAAACTGCAAAACCTAAAGCCCAGGAAACACAGGAGACCGCCCTAACACAGCATCAGTGCCGATTCACTGGCTCCCCCGCCGGCCAGCTCGCTCTCTGCGGCTCAGGTGTACTCAACACTTTCCCCGTCAGTCCTCGGGGGCCACAGACACGAGCATGCATGAGAGAGgcgtgcatgcatgagagaggagCATGCATGAGAGAGGCGTGCATGCAGCCTGCATATCCCGGGGCTGGGAGGGAAATCGCACTGCCTTACTTCCAGTTCCAGGTCTCTCCTTGCCCtctgctcccttcctccctctctgctgtcccagcctcctctctctctcaggccctCCAAGCTGCCTCTCCCATCTTCCTCTTTCACTCTGCTGTCTCTCCTCTGTTCTTTTCTGTTGCAGGTGAGATGTTGGGGTCTGTCCCATTTCCCTGATAAGGAAAGGTTTAATGTCCATCGCACTTAGCAGTATCTCCCCCTCTGGCAATTTGTTATCTTGAATTTTCTGCCCATCCCAAAAAGTCTGGCAAATCCCTAATGTCGAATTTCAAGGAGGAGACTCCCGGCCATGGCACCTGACagcctttcggggggggggggggggggggaacagttcTGCATTGATCCCCAAGTTATCAGTAACGCTTCTGAATTCATGCTTTCCGGTCAGGAGGGAACTCTTATTTCTCTGTTTTTTaacattacattggccaccctccaatcttcaggtacaatggatgattttaatgataggttacacattttaactaataagttgaaatttcattttttagttccttcagcacACTacgatgcataccatccggtccaggtgatttgctactctttagtttgtcaatatggcctactacatcttccaggttcacagtgatttggttcagttaatctgactcattacccctgaaaaccatctccggaactggtatctccccaatatcctcattagaaaacacagaagcaaagcattcatttagtctttctgcaatggccttatcttccctaagagcccctttaacccctctgtcatctaagggtccaaccaacaccctcacaggtttcttgcttcagatatattttaaaattttgagtttttgtttcttggccaatttcatttcaaattctctctttgcctgccttatcaatgttttacactttacttgacaatgcttatgttttatcctattttcttcagatggatctttcttccaattttttaaggattttttttcacctccccttttaaccatgccgataatcattttgccttctttccagctttcttaatgtgtggaatacatctgaactgcacttttaagattgtatttttaaacaatgtccatgcctgttgaacacttttaacctttgcagctgcacctttcagttttttttctattttcctcattttatcaaagtttcccttttgaaagtttagtgttagagctgcagatt contains these protein-coding regions:
- the TCTEX1D4 gene encoding tctex1 domain-containing protein 4 — translated: MADKPLPLSQEALIQFNQAVAAEGARARPRAESFSVRRSSQSLETPPRPLMRLRSMDSKALGPSRQSSVTGTLNAPFPRRNSVSIAAGKRLSMGPWLHCGRVSFSGLPLYQPIKETQYENTYRLAPEEACRFNASGVRRALESVLTSRLWDAAYSPVTTGQLAQSLTDLIRSKVKELMPPRYKLVCHVVVGQMGNQGLTVASRCLWDHENDNFASVTYSNASLFAVATVHGLYFQ